The Ruminococcaceae bacterium R-25 genomic interval ACCGCTGCTGCGACACAGGCGACAACCGCTACTACTGAAGCGCCTCCGGATCTGGAAGGATTTAAGGAGCTTACTGTTGCTGAAGTTACAGATAAGAACGACGGCAAGATAACGATCTATGCTCACAATTCCGAATTTATCGCCCTGGTCGAAAAGTATGCCGGCCTCACATCGGACGATTACGATCTCGTTGAAGTATCCAATAACAGCACTGCATATCAGGAAAAGCTAGATGCCGTCCTGTCTGACGGAAACAATGCGCCTGACATCTTCACCTGTGATGCTGCTTATGCCAGAAAATACATGGCTTCAGACAACACTATTGCCGTAAACGATCTCGGAATCGATTACGCTGAGTGTAGGAACATGTTCAACTACACACTGAGATTTGCGAGCGATGACGACAACGTTATCAAGGGCCTTGCGTGGAAGGCAACACCCTGCGGCGTTTTCTACGAGAGATCTGTTGCAGAGCAGTATCTTGGAACTTCTGATCCGAACGAGCTCGCAGCATCTTTTGCCACATGGGACAAAGTCATGGAATCCGCGAGGAAGGTCAATACCGCTTCAGGCGGAAAGGTTAAGCTTATCGGCGGATTTACCGAGATCTTTGAGCCTTATGTCGGCACAAAGGGCAGCAAGTGGATCATGGACGGAAGGCTGAACTACGATACCAGCATCGAAAACTTTTTCGACTACGCAAAGACACTTTATACCGAAGATCTGACTTTCAAGGCCGAGCAGTGGTCAAAGCCCTGGACAACAAAGATGTCCGACAGGACAGTCGTTTCATACTGGGGATCTCTGCAGTTTGCAAAATACCAGCTGGCTTTAAATCCCGGTGAGGGAACAACAGTAAATCCCACTTCCGGCGACTGGGGACTTACCACAGCACCTGTAAGCTATTACAGCGGCGGTACATGGGTAATGGCATCAAAGTATTGCGACAAGAAGGCAACTTCAGGTGACATTATCAGAG includes:
- a CDS encoding ABC-type glycerol-3-phosphate transport system substrate-binding protein produces the protein MKKNKLIALFLSSVMAAGAVASCNSTITSDDTDPTTATTAAATQATTATTEAPPDLEGFKELTVAEVTDKNDGKITIYAHNSEFIALVEKYAGLTSDDYDLVEVSNNSTAYQEKLDAVLSDGNNAPDIFTCDAAYARKYMASDNTIAVNDLGIDYAECRNMFNYTLRFASDDDNVIKGLAWKATPCGVFYERSVAEQYLGTSDPNELAASFATWDKVMESARKVNTASGGKVKLIGGFTEIFEPYVGTKGSKWIMDGRLNYDTSIENFFDYAKTLYTEDLTFKAEQWSKPWTTKMSDRTVVSYWGSLQFAKYQLALNPGEGTTVNPTSGDWGLTTAPVSYYSGGTWVMASKYCDKKATSGDIIRAVCINEDNQKDMLGNGEFVNNIKLITSAAADDKFAFEWLGGQNPYPILLDSAMKADASFVVADEDKYNQTYKAVVGTYAEGSFKTVKDAKDAFEKKLKDDGLLS